The following coding sequences lie in one Myxococcus xanthus genomic window:
- a CDS encoding MaoC/PaaZ C-terminal domain-containing protein, which yields MSHTSPSLELSQPPLLAKELLRAAVARRPSRPGEVPRLDVRVKGFTPDARQLARYREVCGFPEDGYLPLPFPQVLATSLHLTLLNHPAFPYRLLGMVHVRNHIQQHHRLHAGAMLSVHAWVEGQREARQGRELDLHTVVESDGAQVWIAVTTMLRRLPGMGERPREAGRPPSTDEAQVFANSRPASWSVPENAGRRYARASGDYNPIHLYGFTARPFGFPRAIVHGMWTVGRCVAEMGEAAEAPALTLSSEFRRPLLLPSRVIFQTAPQPEGAVAYRVMAEDGQLHLLGHLSPGASLAR from the coding sequence GTGTCCCACACTTCGCCCTCGCTCGAGCTCTCCCAGCCTCCGCTGCTCGCCAAGGAGCTGCTGCGTGCCGCCGTGGCACGCCGGCCCTCGCGGCCCGGAGAGGTGCCCCGCCTGGATGTGCGGGTGAAAGGCTTCACCCCGGACGCCAGGCAACTGGCTCGCTACCGGGAGGTGTGTGGGTTTCCCGAGGATGGCTACCTGCCGCTGCCTTTCCCTCAGGTGCTCGCGACGTCGCTGCACCTCACGCTGCTCAACCACCCGGCGTTCCCCTATCGGTTGCTGGGCATGGTGCACGTGCGCAATCACATCCAGCAGCATCACCGCCTGCACGCCGGGGCCATGCTCTCCGTTCATGCCTGGGTCGAAGGCCAGCGTGAGGCACGGCAGGGGCGCGAGCTGGATTTGCACACCGTGGTGGAGTCGGACGGCGCGCAGGTGTGGATCGCCGTCACCACCATGCTCCGCCGCCTGCCTGGAATGGGGGAGCGGCCGCGTGAGGCGGGGCGTCCTCCCTCCACCGACGAGGCGCAAGTCTTCGCCAACAGTCGTCCGGCCAGTTGGTCCGTTCCGGAGAACGCGGGCCGCCGTTACGCCCGGGCCTCGGGCGACTACAACCCCATCCATCTGTATGGCTTCACGGCGCGCCCCTTCGGCTTTCCCCGCGCCATCGTCCATGGAATGTGGACCGTGGGCCGCTGCGTGGCGGAGATGGGCGAGGCCGCCGAGGCCCCCGCGCTCACGCTGTCCTCGGAGTTCCGCCGTCCGCTCCTGCTGCCCTCCCGGGTCATCTTCCAGACCGCCCCGCAGCCAGAGGGTGCCGTTGCCTACCGGGTGATGGCGGAGGACGGCCAGCTCCACTTGCTGGGCCACCTGTCGCCGGGCGCGTCGCTGGCGCGGTGA
- a CDS encoding polysaccharide deacetylase family protein: MSRPHGVFRRFVSLLLLSLAPPAFAAAPFTEGMVTITLDDGWATQFSLARPELNARNIPATYGLVTLAIHEGWGGYMSLTQAQTLVSEGNDIASHTLTHPDLTSLSPTQLVAELQDSRAWLESALGLPAVPNLVVPYGLQNGPVLDVIRQHYASGRTVNAGRNFRDTVVYELRANDVARTVPVSTVQGWVDQAIAEKSWLILVFHEFVNGTPTRDTQYETSHFADILDYVQTRGVRTVTLAEGLALTEGRTEPDLTAGLFVYTDALQNGFANWSWADHSLDETGVVHAGSAAIRFEPDTWNGLLFHHHGLNLAQYQSIRFWVHGGTAGGQAVRLVLHDGTQMLGTTRLDTALGAPIAPGVWQQVTISLSSIGATTGTLRDIYFQDDSGTDQPVMYLDDVVLLPQ; the protein is encoded by the coding sequence ATGTCCAGACCGCACGGGGTGTTTCGAAGGTTCGTCTCGCTGCTCCTCCTGTCGCTGGCGCCGCCCGCGTTCGCCGCGGCGCCCTTCACCGAGGGAATGGTCACCATCACCCTGGACGACGGCTGGGCCACGCAGTTCTCGCTGGCCCGCCCCGAGCTCAACGCGCGGAACATCCCCGCCACCTACGGTCTCGTCACCCTGGCCATCCACGAAGGCTGGGGTGGCTACATGTCGCTGACGCAAGCCCAGACGCTCGTCTCCGAGGGCAATGACATCGCCAGCCACACGCTGACACACCCGGACCTGACGTCGCTGTCCCCGACGCAGCTCGTGGCCGAACTGCAGGACTCGCGCGCCTGGCTGGAGAGCGCGCTGGGCCTGCCCGCCGTCCCCAATCTCGTGGTGCCGTATGGCCTGCAGAACGGCCCGGTGCTCGACGTCATCCGCCAGCATTACGCCAGCGGCCGCACGGTGAACGCCGGCCGCAACTTCCGCGACACCGTCGTCTACGAGCTCCGCGCCAATGACGTGGCCCGCACCGTTCCGGTCAGCACCGTCCAGGGCTGGGTGGACCAGGCCATCGCGGAGAAGAGTTGGCTCATCCTCGTCTTCCACGAGTTCGTCAACGGCACGCCGACCCGTGACACCCAGTACGAGACGTCCCACTTCGCGGACATCCTCGACTACGTGCAGACGCGCGGCGTGCGCACCGTGACGCTGGCCGAAGGACTGGCACTGACGGAGGGGCGCACCGAACCCGACCTGACAGCGGGCCTGTTCGTCTACACCGACGCGCTGCAGAACGGCTTCGCCAACTGGAGTTGGGCGGACCACTCGCTCGACGAGACAGGGGTGGTCCATGCGGGCTCGGCCGCCATCCGCTTCGAGCCGGACACGTGGAATGGCCTGCTCTTCCACCACCACGGGCTGAACCTGGCGCAGTACCAGTCCATCCGCTTCTGGGTCCACGGCGGAACCGCGGGAGGACAAGCGGTGCGGCTGGTGCTCCACGATGGCACCCAGATGCTTGGCACCACGCGCCTGGACACCGCGCTGGGGGCGCCCATCGCCCCGGGGGTCTGGCAGCAGGTGACGATTTCCCTCTCCAGCATCGGGGCCACCACGGGCACGCTGCGGGACATCTACTTCCAGGACGACTCCGGCACGGACCAGCCGGTGATGTACCTGGATGACGTGGTGCTCCTGCCGCAGTGA
- a CDS encoding AAA family ATPase yields the protein MATRKSEDQERLIDRDLTALARENKLPAAHGVDAAVTEVLGLLTRGGKHPLLAGEPGVGKSALVQEVARRIAEGRVDAELANARVVEVSVANILARSTQRQAAESFEELLAYLSRHPCPIVYIRDLPAALGGPLAPVAVRGLRTGGLRFIFETEPKRVQELLRSDEALAERLHLLPLHEPPTEKARWVLGRVAEELERELRLPIDPAACDLALRLSSKFLLAQRMPRKAIELLKETAAEAASAAKDHVGPEDVLTRFCAATRLPRFVVDDAMPLDLEETERFFGERLLGQTDAVGAVLRSVALLKAGLNDPRRPLGVFLFAGPTGVGKTQLAKLLAEYLFGSADRLVRLNMADYPNDGDESVPFGATWAPALETRRGELSALLDGKVFTVLLLDEFEKAARSVHDRFLQLFDEGTFVNGAGETVSCNNTLIVATSNVGAEVYRESGMGFTGARRAEEMVPEVDRRIGEAFRPEFLNRFDAICHFRPLSKVDIRKIAQREVGRVLEREGIRARALDVEVTPAVVDLLVERGYSPQFGARYLQREIEKTLTAALAVEIARRPLPPGTPVRVEARLGGRVTAVAEPAAPPPSPTAQLLLPSAARAAPVKRRLDRKSLLFEMDRLVGKARALADSAGRPQLEQRRAELLAETQAPNLWDDPTRAAEVIRAFRTVEAQLNELERLEAAGLFARRLVREAKNEVQLGSAARQVEDVAREVQMAEALHASGATTQDTEALVDICASDSAEAQATWVQELATMYLGWAQRRGYEAVAVAEAEEPSRVVVRIAGPGAYGFLAGEAGMHRRLEDEKRQRAYVRVHRGGSLSEEELAYLEVQGRPMKSHEGAYLQRVRTEVTVKDESSGRVLTLTGATEIDELKDIAARVVYGQESNTDEARRYYLGRGARVEDPRTGAGTPRVKDVLRGELDVFIAAWITRPPTEPQAPGS from the coding sequence ATGGCGACGAGGAAAAGCGAGGACCAGGAGCGGCTCATCGACCGCGACCTCACCGCGCTGGCACGGGAGAACAAGTTGCCGGCCGCGCACGGAGTGGACGCCGCGGTGACGGAAGTGCTGGGCCTGCTCACGCGGGGCGGCAAGCATCCCCTGCTGGCCGGTGAGCCCGGCGTGGGAAAGAGCGCCCTGGTGCAGGAGGTGGCCCGGCGCATCGCCGAAGGCCGTGTGGACGCCGAGCTGGCGAACGCACGGGTGGTGGAGGTGTCCGTCGCCAATATCCTGGCCCGCAGCACCCAGCGCCAGGCGGCGGAGAGCTTCGAGGAGCTGCTGGCCTACCTCTCCCGGCACCCCTGCCCCATCGTCTACATCCGGGACCTGCCCGCGGCCCTCGGCGGCCCGCTGGCGCCCGTCGCCGTGCGCGGGCTGCGCACCGGAGGCCTGCGCTTCATCTTCGAGACAGAGCCCAAGCGCGTGCAGGAGCTGCTTCGCTCCGACGAGGCGCTGGCCGAGCGGCTCCACCTGCTGCCCCTGCACGAGCCTCCAACGGAGAAGGCCCGCTGGGTGCTGGGCCGCGTGGCGGAGGAGCTGGAGCGCGAGCTGCGGCTGCCCATCGACCCGGCGGCGTGCGACCTGGCGCTGCGCCTGTCGTCCAAGTTCCTGCTCGCGCAGCGCATGCCGCGCAAGGCCATCGAGCTGCTGAAGGAGACGGCGGCGGAGGCGGCGAGCGCGGCCAAGGACCATGTGGGTCCCGAAGACGTACTCACCCGCTTCTGCGCGGCCACGCGACTGCCTCGCTTCGTCGTCGACGACGCGATGCCTTTGGACCTGGAGGAGACGGAGCGCTTCTTCGGCGAGCGGCTGCTGGGACAGACGGACGCGGTGGGCGCGGTGCTGCGCTCAGTGGCGCTGCTCAAGGCCGGCCTCAACGACCCGCGCCGCCCCCTGGGCGTGTTCCTCTTCGCGGGCCCCACGGGCGTGGGAAAGACGCAGCTGGCCAAGCTGCTGGCGGAGTACCTGTTCGGCTCGGCGGACAGGCTGGTGCGCCTCAACATGGCGGACTACCCCAACGACGGTGACGAGAGCGTCCCCTTCGGCGCCACCTGGGCCCCCGCACTGGAGACACGGCGGGGAGAGCTGAGCGCGCTGCTGGACGGCAAGGTGTTCACCGTGCTGCTGCTCGACGAGTTCGAGAAGGCGGCGCGCAGCGTCCACGACCGCTTCCTCCAACTCTTCGACGAGGGCACCTTCGTCAACGGGGCCGGCGAGACGGTGTCGTGCAACAACACGCTCATCGTCGCCACGTCCAACGTGGGCGCGGAGGTGTATCGCGAGTCCGGCATGGGCTTCACGGGCGCGCGCCGCGCGGAGGAGATGGTCCCCGAGGTCGACCGGCGCATCGGAGAGGCGTTCCGTCCGGAGTTCCTCAACCGCTTCGACGCCATCTGCCACTTCCGGCCCCTGTCCAAGGTGGACATCCGGAAGATTGCGCAGCGAGAGGTCGGCCGAGTGCTGGAGCGCGAAGGCATCCGCGCGCGCGCCCTGGACGTGGAGGTGACACCCGCCGTGGTGGACCTGCTCGTGGAGCGGGGCTACTCGCCTCAGTTCGGCGCGCGATACCTGCAGCGTGAAATCGAGAAGACGCTCACCGCGGCGCTGGCCGTGGAGATTGCGCGCAGGCCGCTGCCGCCGGGCACGCCCGTCCGCGTCGAGGCCCGTCTGGGCGGCCGCGTCACCGCCGTGGCGGAGCCCGCCGCGCCGCCGCCCTCCCCCACCGCGCAGCTGCTGCTGCCGTCCGCCGCTCGCGCGGCGCCGGTGAAGCGGCGGCTGGACCGCAAGTCACTCCTGTTCGAGATGGACCGCCTGGTGGGCAAGGCACGCGCCCTGGCGGACTCCGCCGGTCGGCCGCAGTTGGAGCAGCGCCGCGCGGAGCTGCTGGCGGAGACGCAGGCGCCCAACCTCTGGGACGACCCCACGCGTGCCGCCGAGGTCATCCGCGCCTTCCGCACCGTGGAGGCGCAACTCAACGAACTGGAGCGGCTGGAGGCCGCGGGCCTGTTCGCGCGGCGGCTGGTGCGGGAGGCGAAGAACGAGGTGCAGCTCGGCTCCGCGGCGCGGCAGGTGGAGGACGTGGCGCGCGAGGTCCAGATGGCGGAGGCCCTGCACGCCTCCGGAGCCACCACCCAGGACACCGAGGCACTGGTGGACATCTGCGCCAGTGACTCAGCGGAGGCCCAGGCGACCTGGGTGCAGGAGCTGGCCACCATGTACCTGGGCTGGGCCCAGCGGCGCGGCTACGAGGCGGTCGCGGTCGCCGAGGCGGAGGAGCCCTCGCGCGTCGTCGTGCGAATCGCCGGCCCGGGAGCCTATGGCTTCCTCGCGGGCGAAGCGGGCATGCACCGGCGGCTGGAGGACGAGAAGCGCCAGCGCGCCTACGTGCGCGTCCACCGCGGCGGCTCGCTCTCCGAGGAGGAGCTGGCCTACCTGGAGGTCCAGGGCCGGCCCATGAAGAGCCACGAGGGCGCCTACCTCCAGCGCGTCCGCACCGAGGTGACGGTGAAGGACGAGTCCTCCGGACGCGTGCTCACGCTCACTGGCGCCACGGAGATCGACGAGCTGAAGGACATCGCCGCGCGTGTCGTCTACGGCCAGGAAAGCAACACAGACGAGGCACGGCGTTACTACCTGGGGCGGGGCGCCCGCGTGGAGGACCCGCGCACTGGCGCCGGCACCCCGCGCGTGAAGGACGTCCTGCGCGGCGAGCTGGACGTCTTCATCGCCGCGTGGATTACACGGCCACCCACCGAGCCCCAGGCGCCCGGCAGCTGA
- a CDS encoding cytochrome C: MMHARMGRWVTAGWVLLGVAGGIGVGCGSDGSAQEGPPGGEQAQIPVGAEDQERIDIGLRISPVPLKLEGLDRNLVGLGSYILNAQAGCSDCHTQPGYLPGGDPYQGEPEQINTTNFLAGGKPFGPGLVSSNITPDVQGLPGGMTFEAFLALMRTGREHGAIIPVMPWPTYAKMRDQDLKAVYEYLRAIPPAQPGMAPPPAP; this comes from the coding sequence ATGATGCATGCGCGGATGGGACGGTGGGTGACGGCGGGCTGGGTCCTCCTGGGCGTCGCGGGAGGTATCGGCGTTGGCTGCGGATCGGATGGCTCCGCCCAGGAGGGGCCTCCTGGAGGAGAGCAGGCCCAGATTCCCGTGGGCGCCGAGGACCAGGAGCGCATCGACATCGGGCTTCGAATCTCGCCCGTGCCGTTGAAGCTGGAAGGCCTGGACCGGAACCTGGTGGGATTGGGGAGCTACATCCTCAATGCCCAGGCCGGCTGTAGCGACTGTCACACCCAGCCGGGCTATCTCCCCGGAGGCGACCCGTATCAGGGCGAACCCGAGCAGATCAACACCACGAACTTCCTCGCGGGAGGAAAGCCGTTCGGTCCAGGCCTCGTCTCCTCCAACATCACCCCGGATGTGCAGGGTCTCCCAGGCGGCATGACCTTCGAGGCGTTCCTGGCGCTGATGCGGACAGGCCGTGAACACGGAGCCATCATCCCGGTGATGCCCTGGCCCACCTACGCGAAGATGCGCGACCAGGACCTGAAGGCCGTCTACGAATATCTCCGGGCCATCCCCCCGGCCCAGCCAGGAATGGCCCCGCCGCCAGCCCCGTGA
- a CDS encoding HNH endonuclease, with product METLVLSQSFEPVARVPWQRAVMLIFQGKVEVVEEYEDRVVRSVTVEIRMPSVIRFIRGLRRRPKGVKFSRENVYLRDHCRCQYCGIKVTRPEATYDHVLPRAQGGKTSWENIVIACVPCNQKKGNRTPEQARMALRTAPMKPKKVPEAMHLTFLFEKGMPMSWAKFLRDVAYWHVELQE from the coding sequence ATGGAGACGCTGGTCCTGAGTCAGTCTTTCGAACCTGTCGCACGTGTTCCCTGGCAACGCGCGGTGATGCTCATCTTCCAGGGCAAGGTCGAGGTGGTCGAGGAGTACGAGGACCGCGTCGTGCGCTCGGTGACGGTGGAGATTCGCATGCCCTCCGTCATCCGCTTCATCCGAGGCCTGCGCCGGCGGCCCAAAGGCGTGAAGTTCAGCCGGGAGAACGTCTACCTGCGGGACCACTGCCGCTGCCAGTACTGCGGCATCAAGGTGACGCGCCCGGAGGCCACGTATGACCACGTCCTGCCGCGCGCACAGGGTGGCAAGACGAGCTGGGAGAACATCGTCATCGCGTGCGTGCCCTGCAATCAGAAGAAGGGCAACCGGACGCCGGAGCAGGCCCGCATGGCCCTGCGCACGGCGCCCATGAAGCCGAAGAAGGTGCCCGAGGCGATGCACCTGACGTTCCTGTTCGAGAAGGGCATGCCCATGTCCTGGGCGAAGTTCCTCAGGGACGTCGCCTACTGGCACGTGGAACTGCAGGAGTAA